One stretch of Roseimicrobium sp. ORNL1 DNA includes these proteins:
- a CDS encoding C39 family peptidase, with protein MSAATRSCLLLLMAVAWCITAHQVFAVDAAAFERALGTPNLWKSPDFVRLWTRDPADGNALVSRAALDGEVELFGIKPDAIAARFLPSAEVHSISVVVLDAGNFFGFENSNVQGDSIEAARTRFDTEFTLRKQRLQDGLRKMGLQPQGEIMLGERSGLRLRAQLWMGAGGIARVVSKEKQLLQVDFFRSEREARSLMAQPESARISSSLEKPSALAGMHARPSPEAQPERRIPGVPMLPQGNRGYCGVAILAMIANHFGLTCSVEELAVVNGFTYGAESNPDIREMFGQIAREAGMRAQRSPKLDIQLLKRTIDAGMPVVVFRRWSQERDYLHSVYSSRIAQGEKAELPVASSDDRKSWPGRDAPAHASIINGYRDDRREVIFTESWGPQARNRRMRYEELEGTSYYVVYFSK; from the coding sequence ATGTCCGCTGCGACGCGTTCGTGTCTCCTGCTGCTCATGGCGGTAGCGTGGTGTATCACCGCACATCAGGTATTTGCCGTCGATGCCGCTGCCTTTGAGCGTGCATTAGGCACACCCAACCTGTGGAAGTCACCAGACTTCGTCCGTCTCTGGACGCGTGATCCGGCGGATGGAAATGCGCTCGTCTCGCGCGCCGCGCTGGACGGTGAGGTCGAACTCTTCGGTATCAAGCCGGATGCCATTGCCGCGCGTTTTCTGCCCAGTGCCGAGGTGCACTCCATCAGTGTGGTGGTGCTGGATGCGGGGAACTTTTTCGGGTTTGAGAATTCAAACGTGCAGGGGGATTCCATTGAGGCGGCGAGGACACGGTTCGATACCGAGTTCACCTTGCGCAAGCAACGTCTGCAAGATGGCCTTCGTAAGATGGGCTTGCAGCCCCAAGGTGAGATCATGCTCGGTGAGCGCAGTGGCCTGCGACTGCGCGCGCAGCTTTGGATGGGCGCTGGCGGTATTGCGCGAGTCGTGAGCAAGGAGAAGCAACTCCTGCAGGTGGACTTCTTTCGCAGTGAGCGCGAAGCGCGAAGCCTGATGGCACAACCTGAAAGCGCCCGGATTTCTTCCTCCCTGGAAAAGCCCTCGGCGTTGGCCGGGATGCATGCGCGTCCTTCACCGGAGGCGCAACCGGAGCGCCGCATCCCCGGGGTTCCCATGCTGCCCCAAGGCAATCGTGGCTACTGCGGCGTGGCCATTCTGGCGATGATTGCGAATCACTTCGGCCTGACCTGCAGCGTGGAGGAGCTGGCGGTGGTGAACGGCTTCACCTATGGCGCGGAATCAAATCCGGATATCCGGGAGATGTTTGGCCAGATCGCACGGGAGGCGGGCATGAGAGCGCAGCGCTCGCCGAAGCTGGATATTCAATTGCTGAAGCGCACCATCGATGCCGGCATGCCGGTGGTTGTGTTTCGCCGCTGGTCGCAGGAGCGGGATTATTTGCATAGCGTTTATTCCTCCAGGATTGCACAGGGCGAAAAGGCCGAGCTACCGGTGGCCAGTAGCGATGACAGGAAGAGCTGGCCGGGAAGGGATGCTCCCGCGCACGCCAGCATCATCAATGGCTATCGTGATGATCGGCGCGAGGTGATCTTCACCGAAAGCTGGGGGCCTCAGGCGCGAAATCGAAGAATGCGCTATGAAGAGCTGGAGGGCACCAGCTATTATGTGGTGTACTTCAGCAAATGA